In one window of Pagrus major chromosome 12, Pma_NU_1.0 DNA:
- the LOC141006021 gene encoding LHFPL tetraspan subfamily member 2a protein, whose product MCHVIVTCRSMLWTLLSIVAAFGELIAFMSTDWLVGFPRTPDAVYGPHGATTAGEAYRPTLGIYGRCIKLPHLQRGILCGPYAIHFGEIASGFWQATSIFLAAGILLLCAVAFISVFTMCFQSIMKKSIFNVCGLLQGIAGLFLILGLMLYPAGWGSNKVQLYCGPDAAPYRAGLCSMGWAFYTAMGGTVLTFVCAVFSAWAEIATSSDKVQEEIEEGKSLICLL is encoded by the exons ATGTGCCATGTGATTGTCACCTGCCGCTCCATGCTGTGGACTCTGCTGAGTATTGTGGCTGCGTTCGGAGAGCTCATCGCCTTCATGAGCACTGACTGGCTGGTGGGATTCCCACGCACGCCCGACGCCGTCTACGGCCCCCATGGGGCCACCACAGCCGGGGAGGCCTACAGGCCCACTTTAGGCATCTACGGCCGCTGTATAAAACTGCCCCACCTGCAGCGGGGGATACTGTGTGGACCGTACGCAATTCACTTCGGGGAGATTGCCAGCGGGTTCTGGCAGGCCACGTCTATCTTCCTGGCGGCGGGGATCCTGCTGCTGTGCGCCGTGGCGTTCATCTCCGTCTTCACCATGTGCTTCCAGAGCATCATGAAGAAGAGCATCTTCAACGTGTGTGGACTGCTGCAAGGGATCGCAG GTCTGTTTCTGATCCTGGGTCTGATGCTGTACCCTGCTGGCTGGGGTTCAAACAAGGTCCAGCTGTACTGCGGCCCCGACGCGGCTCCGTACCGGGCCGGGCTCTGCTCCATGGGCTGGGCCTTCTACACCGCCATGGGCGGCACCGTGCTCACCTTCGTCTGCGCCGTCTTCTCTGCGTGGGCCGAGATCGCCACCTCCAGCGACAAAGTCCAGGAGGAGATCGAGGAGGGGAAGAGCCTCATCTGCCTCCTCTGA